Below is a genomic region from Medicago truncatula cultivar Jemalong A17 chromosome 3, MtrunA17r5.0-ANR, whole genome shotgun sequence.
TATCCACCCCAACAGAGCTATGATCAAGCATCACAAGATAAGGATTGATGCGCTTTATAGGAAAAACAGGATAAGGATTTCATTTTATCTAGATCATGATCTTCAGTGCTTCATATTTAATCCAAACTCTTGAGCATTGTGAAACGAAATGATTAATAAACAAGAGCATACTTAAATCACTCAAGCATGACATAGTTTCTCTCACTCCATGAAGTCTAAAATGTCACGTAACATAAAATATGGAGGATGGATTGGTAATGCATCAAGAGTTGGCCATAATTTTGTTCCATTGTTAGGCAGTGGTAGGATTTTGTGAGGGGTATGAGAAGGGTCACGTGACTCCCtttctcaaaatctgaaaataccatttttttttgttttaaaaaaaatagaattgcacacgtggcacacattaaatgatcaaaaaccgacacatcatcactaaatatcagggaccataaaatcaaaaatgggaaaaatgatggggtgcaaaatcgctcgtaTAAAAccatggggtgcaaaatcgcacaattgacaaaatataggggaaaaaatgcaattaagccattttttttattttaccattgttattattgttgttttaagTGGCCCAACTCTGCTCCATCGCCAATGTTTACACTTCTCTGAATTGTTATTTTACGATGTGATAATAACAATGGTAAAATCACATATGGGCTTGCATGGAGGAACTAGATGATGAATTTAGGTTGATTGATTTGTGATCTATCATGTTGTATATTATGCTGAAAAATAGGATGATAACACAATGACAATGAAGTGTCGTATGAGAACGACACTTAAGCGCCGTTGTAAAGTGAATGATAGTTAACAGTCGTTGGGATATGTTGGTCATTTTGGGGTGTTTGAGAGCAATTTGTGAAGTATAAGGAGCAATttccaaaacatatttaaccatacCCAAAACCCCCACATTTATACCTTGACCCCAACATTTGACTCAAACTATAAAATTTACTCTTTTATATAAAACTAGTCGAGATACCCGTGCTACAGCACGGGTAGCGCGGCTTTGCCGCGCTGTACGGCGCGGCTTCGCCGCGCTTATCGACAGGGTACGTTCCAAAATAATTACGTTTATTGCGGATAGTGAAAAAATGAGTTGCTTTCATATATTAGAAGTAGATACTTGCGGAAAGTTGCTTTATTAGGCACCAATTTGATCATTTCAAAAGACCCTGCTACAACAGTAGTaataattataaagaaaaggaaatataaatttattgtaAGAAGTACATAGGAAAACATTTGATAGTCAAAGTTACACAATAAATTTAGCAATAAGAATAGTAGACTTTTAATATTGTCTAGTTAATCTAAATACAATAATGATGTTTTTTGCCATGACAGAGTCACACTTAAATTCTAGAAGAGTCCCAGGAGCAATGCGATTGCTTAAGCAAAATCTTCTCCATCCACTTCCAATTATAACAATTGTGGTATTTGTTTGTGGATCATTTATAAATAGCAATTTACATATTGTGACGTTGTTAGCTGTTCCACATAATCTAAGATATTCATGGTTTTTAGCTTGTAAAAAGTTGCCAAGATCAGTTGGTAAAATCTGTAACACCAAAGAAATGATATAACATAGTGAAATATTTATAGAGTTGTATAAAATGGAATCTGTAATAAgtaatattagaaaataaaatataaatatataaaggcTTACCAATTTTGAACTAACAATTGAATTTTCTGGAACTGTGAGTTGATATGTTAGATCTCGAGTAATGCAAGTAGTCAATCTATGGTAACGTGGATATTCATTTTTTGGTGTAGAACCATCGAATATTTTGATTTGGAATACACTATGACCTAAATATGTGAAAGACATAAGTGGATTCAATGTGATATGataaaaatctctaaattgATGCCAACCGGTAGTAAGTATTGGTATGGTGAGGATTTTGTTAAATTCAACTTGATGACAATTGCCAATACCATCTTGTAGCATCCATTGTTCTTGTAGTTCATCGAAATATTCTGCAACAAAAAGTGGATCTAATTCGCAAATAatctagaaaataaaaaaaagtatgttagTGGTGTAGCATGTAAATAAAACTGAAGAAAGAGATATTGAGAAAATTTATTAAGTTATGTTAGTAATACCTCTGTGCAAACAGCTAAGAAAGAAGGTCTATTGGATTCAATTGTCATCAATGGAGCTCTGCTGGATTGCCCTTTTCTTTGATTTGATGGTAGTTCACTGATAGAGGAAGCACTGGACTCCATTGTTAGTGGACTGAAAGTTAAATGTttacaacaatttgaatgaaaaatatgatACTGAGATAAGTGAGTTGGTTTTTGATGGAAGGTCTATTTATATGTATGAAGTAGAGATAATGAAAAGTAGTAGAATAAGATATGTGAAAAGCAACTGTTACACTTATTGGAAGATGCAAAGGCTGAAATAAGGCTGAACACGTCTCTGTTGGTGGCTGAATAGTCAATCACGGTTGGTTGGCATATTGTAACAGTGTATGAGCTGCATTAAAGCTTACGTGTAATAAGCAATAaacattatttataaaagttgttaATAATATAAGGTAATATACAAACATTATAATGTTTAAGTTACACAAATAAAATGCTAATTAAAAGAGTTGTACTAAAATATTAGACAATAATTaggttcaaataaaaaaaaatagtctagttaacacaacaacattacataattgttaatttatttaataaaagcACATAATAAATACATAAGTTTCACTGAATAGTATTTGAAGTAGACCCTGATCCATGGATGGAGAGTTGATAAACATGGCACATACAATGAGGACTATTTGTAGTAAATTTGAATCGGATGATTCCTGGCTGGAAATTATTTGCTCGGCATAATTTGTCCCAGCCCACTCCCAATTCAACAGTCGATTTTTCATTGTTACAAATAAAGACTTGAAACGCTTCAAATGTTCCTTGATCATGGCAGCAAGCAAGCatctcatactttttttttttagaaactcaCCAAAATGGTTTGAAATTCTCtgtagaataaaaaaattaaagttagaCAGAACatgtaattatatttaaaatatagaaaacaaaaaattaaaggaaataaGGAATATTAATacactaatattaaaatatagaaaacaaaataaaaaatattaaaaatgtatagtaataattatataattgatGAACTTAACGATTGTAGGCCTTTTCAAGAGCATATCATTAACCCCTTgatcaaagaaaaatgtttcttttggAAGGAGACTACGACTATGAAATTTCGGTAATGTCTTTGGATCATCAATTTCTCTTAACATGCAAATGGCAAAGAGATCTATGTCATAGAAAGAGAACACAACTTCAGCATTATCAGGAATTTCGTGGTATTCCTTAATCTCCGCCCAGCCATCTGTTATTGTTGGAATATATGAGTTTTTGTTGAACTTGAGTTCATGAAATCCTCCTTCTTCGTTTAAAAGTTTCCATGTACCCCTGAGGCAGTGATGATTTTTGTTGACAAACCTTTGATCAACCTCAGCATAGTtctaatttgaaataaaaaaaaattatatagatgttattattgattaagaagtatgaa
It encodes:
- the LOC112419788 gene encoding uncharacterized protein, which codes for MESSASSISELPSNQRKGQSSRAPLMTIESNRPSFLAVCTEIICELDPLFVAEYFDELQEQWMLQDGIGNCHQVEFNKILTIPILTTGWHQFRDFYHITLNPLMSFTYLGHSVFQIKIFDGSTPKNEYPRYHRLTTCITRDLTYQLTVPENSIVSSKLILPTDLGNFLQAKNHEYLRLCGTANNVTICKLLFINDPQTNTTIVIIGSGWRRFCLSNRIAPGTLLEFKCDSVMAKNIIIVFRLTRQY
- the LOC120579739 gene encoding uncharacterized protein, whose product is MNAQQIITKLQTDPIEVFSVVRLAFQNYAEVDQRFVNKNHHCLRGTWKLLNEEGGFHELKFNKNSYIPTITDGWAEIKEYHEIPDNAEVVFSFYDIDLFAICMLREIDDPKTLPKFHSRSLLPKETFFFDQGVNDMLLKRPTIRISNHFGEFLKKKSMRCLLAAMIKEHLKRFKSLFVTMKNRLLNWEWAGTNYAEQIISSQESSDSNLLQIVLIVCAMFINSPSMDQGLLQILFSETYVFIMCFY